From Pogoniulus pusillus isolate bPogPus1 chromosome 17, bPogPus1.pri, whole genome shotgun sequence, the proteins below share one genomic window:
- the DUT gene encoding deoxyuridine 5'-triphosphate nucleotidohydrolase, mitochondrial isoform X1 — MWAQSFRWFLHPRRRTMPSSEVILQSTPSKRQKGSAPGEPAARLRFAKLSQNACTPSRGSARAAGYDLYSAYDCVIPPMEKAVVKTDIQIALPSGCYGRVAPRSGLAAKHFIDVGAGVIDEDYRGNVGVVLFNFGKEAFEVKKGDRIAQLICERICYPELEEVQALEDTERGEGGFGSTGKN, encoded by the exons ATGTGGGCCCAGAGCTTCAGATGGTTCCTGCACCCTCGCAGGCGCA CCATGCCGTCCTCCGAGGTCATCCTGCAGTCTACCCCCAGCAAGAGGCAGAAAGGCTCGGCGCCCGGGGAGCCCGCTGCACGGCTCCGCTTCGCTAAGCTGTCCCAGAACGCCTGCACCCCCTCCAGGGGTTCTGCTCGGGCTGCCGGCTACGATCTGTACAG TGCTTATGACTGTGTGATACCACCCATGGAAAAGGCTGTAGTGAAAACAGACATTCAAATTGCTCTTCCTTCTGGATGCTATGGCCGAGTAG CACCACGTTCTGGTTTAGCTGCAAAGCACTTCATAGATGTTGGTG CTGGTGTTATTGATGAGGATTACAGGGGCAATGTTGGAGTGGTACTCTTCAACTTTGGGAAAGAGGCTTTTGAAG TTAAAAAAGGGGATAGGATTGCCCAGCTCATTTGTGAACGCATTTGCTATCCTGAGCTGGAAGAAGTTCAA GCCCTAGAGGATACTGAACGCGGTGAAGGTGGCTTTGGTTCTACTGGAAAGAACTAA
- the DUT gene encoding deoxyuridine 5'-triphosphate nucleotidohydrolase, mitochondrial isoform X2 has translation MPSSEVILQSTPSKRQKGSAPGEPAARLRFAKLSQNACTPSRGSARAAGYDLYSAYDCVIPPMEKAVVKTDIQIALPSGCYGRVAPRSGLAAKHFIDVGAGVIDEDYRGNVGVVLFNFGKEAFEVKKGDRIAQLICERICYPELEEVQALEDTERGEGGFGSTGKN, from the exons ATGCCGTCCTCCGAGGTCATCCTGCAGTCTACCCCCAGCAAGAGGCAGAAAGGCTCGGCGCCCGGGGAGCCCGCTGCACGGCTCCGCTTCGCTAAGCTGTCCCAGAACGCCTGCACCCCCTCCAGGGGTTCTGCTCGGGCTGCCGGCTACGATCTGTACAG TGCTTATGACTGTGTGATACCACCCATGGAAAAGGCTGTAGTGAAAACAGACATTCAAATTGCTCTTCCTTCTGGATGCTATGGCCGAGTAG CACCACGTTCTGGTTTAGCTGCAAAGCACTTCATAGATGTTGGTG CTGGTGTTATTGATGAGGATTACAGGGGCAATGTTGGAGTGGTACTCTTCAACTTTGGGAAAGAGGCTTTTGAAG TTAAAAAAGGGGATAGGATTGCCCAGCTCATTTGTGAACGCATTTGCTATCCTGAGCTGGAAGAAGTTCAA GCCCTAGAGGATACTGAACGCGGTGAAGGTGGCTTTGGTTCTACTGGAAAGAACTAA
- the LOC135182977 gene encoding protein regulator of cytokinesis 1-like produces the protein MSRAAKRQSEVLAAEVVAVLTEGMATLRAIWEEIGIPEGQCLERTRVAKKYIKELLDDMVAEEENLKECLLKRIELCQEKLRRLCEDLKLEPFETEEEGTILEREKSLRTRMEVLVKQRWDRKQELKNLQEQEQDLCDILCTTPFSIDAKAVPSLEELDCYRRHLASLAAEKEQRQEEFVNSRRQIILLMEELDHTPDTTLERDVVDEDAETFCLSTDNLTALQELLCQLEARRAQNEAVCTELRSRIMQLWEWLQVPMEEREHSAVHVPGCRARTRNALQLEVERLEELKLQHMKAVIQATRAELADYWERCFYSQEQKEAFSPYYDESYTETLLELHDAEVVKMKSYYESHKDLFEAVQKWEQNWKLFLELERKATDPSRFTNRGGNLLKEEKQRAKLQKALSKLEEEMENKIQAWQQEHQAVFLVKGQQFLEHVKEQWQLYHLEKEKEKQERQLKRSREIEAEMLYGSTPRTPSKRQILAPHTPGKIRKLNGTTACTPNSTVRSVLGQTSCRSPLPRLPPSGGKLRPARTPGHVTPKTPRAGYREQNKENVAQQHGTTLSGECTPRAPAQQSLSVNSVPSTYSVFARDLSKASRSDSILNSTATTPSCRGAAASSCL, from the exons ATGAGCAGAGCCgccaaaaggcagag CGAGGTGCTGGCGGCTGAAGTCGTGGCGGTCCTGACCGAAGGCATGGCGACGCTGCGGGCCATCTGGGAGGAGATCGGAATCCCGGAAGGGCAGTGCCTGGAGCGTACCCGTGTGGCCAAAAAGTACATCAAG GAGCTTCTGGATGATatggtggcagaggaggagaacctgaAGGAGTGTCTTCTGAAGAGAATTGAGCTGTGTCAGGAGAAGCTTCGTCGCCTCTGTGAGGACCTGAAGCTGGAGCCCTTTGAG ACAGAGGAAGAAGGCACCAttctggagagagagaagagcttgAGGACACGCATGGAAGTGCTGGTGAAGCAGAGGTGGGACaggaagcaggagctgaagaacctgcaagagcaggagcaggacctgTGTGACATCCTCTGCACCACTCCGTTTTCCATTGACGCCAAGGCTGTGCCCAGTCTGGAGGAGCTTGATTGCTATCGGCGTCACTTGgcctctctggctgctgagaAA GAGCAAAGGCAGGAAGAATTTGTCAACAGCAGGCGGCAAATCATCCTTCTGATGGAGGAGCTAGACCACACTCCAGACACCACCTTGGAGCGGGATGTGGTGGATGAGGATGCAGAAACCTTTTGCTTGTCCACAGACAACCTCACTGccctccaggagctgctgtgtcag ctggaagcTCGTCGGGCCCAGAACGAAGCTGTGTGCACAGAGCTGCGCTCCAGGATCATGCAGCTTTGGGAGTGGCTGCAGGTGCCCATGGAGGAGAGAGAACATTCTGCAGTGCACGTGCCTGGGTGCAGAGCCAGAACCAGGAATGCT ctgcagctggaagtgGAGCgcctggaggagctgaagctgcagcacatgAAGGCTGTGATTCAGGCGACCcgggcagagctggctgactACTGGGAAAGGTGTTTCTACAGCCAGGAGCAAAAGGAGGCCTTCAGCCCCTACTACGATG AGAGCTATACAGAGACCCTGCTTGAGCTCCACGATGCTGAGGTGGTGAAGATGAAGAGCTATTATGAATCACACAAAGACCTGTTTGAGGCTGTGCAGAAATGGGAGCAGAACTGGAAGCTGTTCCTGGAATTGGAG AGGAAGGCAACTGACCCCAGCCGCTTCACCAACCGTGGGGGCAACCTGctgaaggaggagaagcagcgaGCGAAGCTGCAGAAGGCACTTTCAAAG ctggaggaggagatggagaacaAGATCCAGGCTTGGCAACAGGAGCATCAGGCAGTTTTCCTGGTGAAGGGGCAGCAGTTCCTGGAGCATGTGAAAGAGCAGTGGCAGCTGTACCacctggagaaagagaaggagaagcaggagagg cagctgaagagaagcCGCGAGATTGAGGCAGAGATGTTGTACGGCAGCACCCCACGGACACCCAGCAAGCGCCAGATTCTTGCTCCCCACACACCCGGCAAAATAAGGAAG ctcaATGGCACCACCGCCTGCACACCCAACAGCACCGTTCGCTCTGTTCTGGGGCAAACCAGCTGCCGCTCGCCTCTGCCACGGCTGCCGCCTTCTGGAGGGAAG ctcaggccAGCTCGGACCCCTGGCCACGTGACCCCGAAGACCCCTCGGGCTGGATACAGGGAGCAGAACAAGGAGAATGTGGCCCAGCAGCACGGAACCACCCTGAGCGGTGAATGCACTCCCagagcccctgcccagcagagcctcagtGTTAATTCTGTTCCCAGCACCTATTCTGTGTTTGCG CGTGACCTTTCAAAGGCATCAAGGTCCGACAGCATTctgaactccactgccaccaccccctCCTGCCGCGGCGCCgctgcctccagctgcctgtAG